In Humulus lupulus chromosome 6, drHumLupu1.1, whole genome shotgun sequence, a single genomic region encodes these proteins:
- the LOC133785405 gene encoding uncharacterized protein LOC133785405 — MLQLHELEEIRNEAYESLRIYKEKTKSFHDKHILRKSFVEGQKVLMYHSCLKLFLGKLKSRLLGPFIVTKVFPHGVVEVVSPSAGKSFTVNGQRLKQYYESMEEEQADVIHLIDPVYVDE, encoded by the coding sequence ATGCTTCAATTGCATGAGCTGGAAGAAATAcgcaatgaagcatatgagagTTTGAGAATCTACAAAGAGAAAACCAAATCTTTTCATGACAAACATATTCTTCGAAAAAGTTTTGTGGAAGGTCAGAAAGTTCTCATGTATCACTCTTGCCTTAAACTCTTTCTTGGAAAGTTGAAGTCTCGATTGTTAGGTCCGTTCATTGTCACCAAGGTTTTTCCTCATGGAGTGGTCGAAGTTGTAAGTCCAAGTGCTGGCAAGTCTTTTACggtgaatggtcagagattaAAGCAATATTACGAATCAATGGAGGAAGAACAAGCTGATGTAATTCACCTTATTGACCCGGTATATGTTGATGAATGA